A genomic region of Melopsittacus undulatus isolate bMelUnd1 chromosome 5, bMelUnd1.mat.Z, whole genome shotgun sequence contains the following coding sequences:
- the FKBP4 gene encoding peptidyl-prolyl cis-trans isomerase FKBP4, translating into MTAEETKADGAPLEGTDITPKQDEGVLKVVKKEGSGTESPMIGDKVTVHYTGWLLDGTKFDSSLDRRDKFSFDLGKGEVIKAWDIAVATMKVGEICRITCKPEYAYGSAGSPPKIPPNATLIFEIELFEFKGEDLTDDEDGGIIRRIRKKGEGYSKPNEGALVEIQFEGRCGDRVFDRRELQFEIGEGDNYDLPHGLEKAIQKMEKSEESVFYLKPTYGFGSAGKEKFQIPPDAELQYEVKLKSFEKAKESWEMNTDEKLEQSCIVKERGTQYFKEGKYKRAALQYKKIVSWLEHESGLSDEEDTKAKSLRLAAHLNLAMCHLKLKEYSPALENCNKALELDSNNEKGLFRRGEAHLAVNDFDLARGDFQKVIQLYPSNKAAKVQLVTCQQKIREQHEKEKKMYANMFQRLADKDLKSAASLQISHTEDAEMKDEQNGVEDKAEVDTEA; encoded by the exons GTTGTCAAGAAAGAAGGCAGTGGGACAGAGTCTCCGATGATTGGTGATAAAGTGACCGTCCATTACACAGGATGGCTTCTTGATGGCACAAAATTTGACTCCAGTCTGGACAGGAGAGACAAATTTTCATTTGACTTGGGCAAAG GTGAAGTGATCAAAGCATGGGACATTGCTGTGGCGACTATGAAAGTTGGTGAAATCTGTCGGATTACATGTAAACCAGAATACGCCTATGGCTCAGCTGGGAGCCCCCCAAAGATACCTCCCAATGCTACACTGATCTTTGAG ATAGAGCTTTTTGAGTTCAAGGGGGAGGACCTCACTGATGATGAAGATGGTGGCATCATCCGAAGAATCCGTAAAAAAGGGGAAGGCTACTCCAAGCCCAATGAGGGTGCACTTGTAGAGA TTCAGTTTGAAGGTCGATGTGGAGATCGTGTTTTTGACAGGCGGGAATTGCAGTTTGAGATTGGAGAAGGTGACAACTATGATCTTCCTCATGGTCTTGAGAAAGCAATTCAAAAAATGGAGAAATCAGAGGAGTCGGTGTTCTATCTCAAACCCAC CTATGGTTTTGGAagtgctgggaaggagaaattTCAGATCCCTCcagatgcagagctgcagtatgaagtGAAACTCAAAAGCTTTGAAAAG GCTAAGGAGTCTTGGGAAATGAACACAGATGAGAAGCTGGAACAAAGCTGCATTGTGAAGGAGAGAGGCACTCAGTACTTCAAG GAGGGGAAATACAAACGGGCAGCATTACAGTATAAGAAGATTGTGTCATGGCTGGAGCATGAATCTGGACTCTCCGATGAGGAGGATACAAAAGCCAAAAGCTTGAGGCTTGCTGCTCACCTTAATCTAGCTATGTGCCACCTCAAGCTGAAGGAATACTCCCCAGCTTTGGAAAACTGCAACAAG GCACTGGAACTGGATAGCAACAATGAAAAGGGCCTGTTCCGGCGTGGAGAAGCACACTTGGCTGTCAATGACTTTGACTTGGCCAGGGGAGATTTCCAGAAAGTGATACAACTTTATCCAAGTAACAAAGCTGCCAAAGTGCAACTGGTAACTTGTCAGCAGAAAATACGGGAGCAAcatgagaaggagaaaaagatgtATGCCAACATGTTCCAAAGGCTTGCAGACAAAGACTTAAAG TCAGCTGCTTCTCTTCAGATCAGCCACACTGAAGATGCAGAAATGAAAGACGAGCAGAATGGAGTTGAAGATAAAGCAGAAGTTGATACAGAAGCATAA
- the ITFG2 gene encoding KICSTOR complex protein ITFG2 yields the protein MRSVSYVERVALDFGGSLFPRAICLGDADNDTLNELVVGDTNGKLYVYKNDDSKPWAVRSCQGMLTCVGVGDICNKGKNLVVAVSAEGWFHLFDFTSPTSKHPDASGHHELAAAEEQKPVFKQHIPANTKVMLINDIDGDGKCELVVGYTDRVVRAFRWEDLSENSDHVSGQLFLLKKWLLEGQVDSLSVNPGPDGSPEMMVSQPGCGYAILLCTWDSEQQATTEGRDNSAPGSEAPIRDVILHQTSGRIHNKNVSTHLIGSIGRGSSSENSGSGLFALCTLDGTLKLMEGADKLLWSVQVDHQLFALEKLDVTGNGHEEVIACAWDGQTYIIDHNRTVARFQADENVSAFCAGLYACKGGSNSPCLVYVSFNQKIYIYWDVQLERMESTNLLKILDCNPEFGSLLQQLGVERSDVSAVKNLIHKTLYFPEKWQQSSDTQCQDPAGIDSSAHCSVIQDPL from the exons ATGCGTTCGGTCAGCTATGTGGAGCGTGTGGCGCTCGACTTCGGCGGCAGCCTGTTCCCGAGAGCCATCTGCCTGGGGGACGCCGACAACGACACG CTGAATGAGCTAGTGGTGGGAGACACCAACGGGAAGCTCTATGTTTACAAGAATGACGACAGCAAACCCTGGGCTGTGCGATCTTGCCAAGGAATG ctcaCATGTGTTGGTGTGGGAGATATATGCAATAAAGGAAAG AATCTTGTGGTGGCAGTGAGTGCAGAAGGCTGGTTTCATCTTTTTGACTTCACTTCTCCAACTTCAAAACACCCAGATGCTTCAGGCCACCACGagttggcagcagcagaagagcagaagcCAGTGTTCAAGCAGCACATTCCTGCCAACACCAAGGTCATGCTGATTAATGACATTG ATGGAGATGGGAAGTGCGAGTTGGTGGTGGGTTACACTGACAGAGTGGTACGTGCCTTCCGCTGGGAGGACTTGTCGGAGAATTCAGACCATGTATCTGGGCAGCTGTTCCTGTTGAAGAAATGGCTGCTAGAAGGTCAG GTGGACAGCCTGTCTGTGAACCCAGGCCCTGATGGCTCACCGGAGATGATGGTGTCTCAGCCAGGCTGTGGTTATGCCATTCTGCTGTGCACCTGGGACTCTGAGCAGCAGGCCACGACAGAGGGGAGAGACAACTCTGCCCCAGGCAG TGAGGCCCCTATTCGAGATGTTATTCTGCACCAAACATCTGGACGGATTCACAACAAGAATGTTTCCACTCATCTAATTGGTAGCATTGGACGAG GCTCCTCCAGTGAGAATAGTGGCTCAGGTCTCTTTGCCCTCTGTACTCTGGATG gGACATTGAAACTCATGGAGGGAGCAGACAAGCTGCTCTGGTCTGTGCAGGTTGATCACCAGCTGTTTGCTCTGGAAAAGCTGGATGTTACT GGCAATGGGCATGAGGAGGTGATCGCCTGTGCATGGGATGGTCAGACATACATCATTGACCACAATCGGACTGTTGCCAGATTTCAAGCAGATGAGAATGTCAGCGCATTCTGTGCAG GCCTCTATGCATGCAAAGGAGGAAGCAACAGCCCCTGCTTGGTTTATGTCAGCTTCAATCAGAAGATCTACATCTACTGGGATGTGCAGCTGGAGAGAATGGAGTCCACCAACCTGTTGAAAATCCTGGATTGTAACCCAGAGTTTGGAagtctcctgcagcagctgggtgtGG AAAGAAGTgatgtttctgcagtgaaaaatcTGATTCACAAGACACTGTATTTTCCTGAGaaatggcagcagagcagcGACACACAGTGTCAGGACCCTGCTGGAATAGACTCCTCTGCCCACTGCAGTGTCATCCAGGATCCCTTATAA